One Gemmatimonadaceae bacterium genomic window, TCGCCGCGCGCAACTTCCTTCGCGACGGAATGAAGCGCGGCGACCACGTCTTCTTCTACCACTCGAGCTCCAACCCGCAAGCAATCGTTGGCATCGCCGAAGTCGCGCGCGACGGCTACCCCGATCCAACCGCGACGGACAAGAAGCATCCCGCATTCGATCCAAAGTCCGACGCGAAGGATCCAACCTGGTATGCCGTCGACATCAAGGCCGTTGCGCCGCTGCCGCGGCCGGTGACGCTCGCCGAGATCAAGGGGGACAAGGCGCTCGCCGACATGGCGCTCGTCCGCATCGGCCGGCTCTCGGTTTCGCCAGTGACGCCGAAGGAGTGGGCGACGATCGTCGCGATGGCCGACCGCTGATGGCGATCTGTGTCGTTAGGCTCGGAGAGCCGCGCGAATCGAACGAGGGACTGCGGCTCGGTACCGTCCGCCGGCCCCCGCGCGGCGTCCGCAAGGAGGATTTCGCGACCGGCGACTGGTTCGATCTCTGGCTCCCTGATCTTGCGCCGACAGCCGCCATCGTCAAATGGGCATTCTCCGAGCCGTGGACACAGGCACGCTGGGAGAAGTTCGCGCGCGCCTACCGCCGCGAGATGCGTGCGCCCGAGCAGCAGCGCCTCATTGCGCTTCTCGCGGCCTTGTCAAAGCAAGCGAATTTCTCGATCGGCTGTTACTGCGAAGACGCCTCCCACTGCCATCGGACGCTGCTCGCCGAGCTTCTCGTCGACG contains:
- a CDS encoding EVE domain-containing protein, encoding MTPTEHGEGRWAAAFTPRAPNEKRYWLVKSEPDVFSFDDLRAAPKQTTQWDGVRNFAARNFLRDGMKRGDHVFFYHSSSNPQAIVGIAEVARDGYPDPTATDKKHPAFDPKSDAKDPTWYAVDIKAVAPLPRPVTLAEIKGDKALADMALVRIGRLSVSPVTPKEWATIVAMADR
- a CDS encoding DUF488 family protein, which translates into the protein MGDDRRDGRPLMAICVVRLGEPRESNEGLRLGTVRRPPRGVRKEDFATGDWFDLWLPDLAPTAAIVKWAFSEPWTQARWEKFARAYRREMRAPEQQRLIALLAALSKQANFSIGCYCEDASHCHRTLLAELLVDAGATVV